From Streptomyces sp. TLI_053, a single genomic window includes:
- the zwf gene encoding glucose-6-phosphate dehydrogenase has product MQDADDLPSAPVNPLRDPSDRRLPRIAGPSGLVIFGVTGDLSRKKLMPAIYDLANRGLLPPGFSLVGFARREWEDEDFAKEVHDAVKEHARTPFREEVWQQLAKGMRFVQGDFGDDEAFDKLRETIEELDQAQGTGGNFAFYLSVPPKFFPTVVQQLKKHGLADPPSGSWRRAVIEKPFGHDLESAQELNRIVHEVFPRDEVFRIDHYLGKETVQNILALRFANQMFEPIWNRSYVDHVQITMAEDIGIGGRAGYYDGIGSARDVIQNHLLQLMALTAIEEPASFHPKALVAEKLKVLSAVKLPADLGEHTVRAQYTAGWQGGEEVGGYLDEDGINPDSKTDTYAAIKLEINNRRWAGVPFYLRTGKRLGRRVTEIAVVFQRAPYLPFDSYATEELGQNALVIRVQPDEGVTVRFGSKVPGTSFEVRDVTMDFAYGESFTESSPEAYERLILDVLLGDANLFPRHQEVELSWQILDPIEKYWDAHGKPAEYAAGTWGPAEADEMLARDGRSWRRP; this is encoded by the coding sequence GTGCAGGACGCGGACGACCTCCCGTCGGCACCCGTCAACCCGCTTCGCGACCCCTCGGACCGGCGGCTCCCGCGCATCGCGGGGCCGTCCGGCCTGGTCATCTTCGGGGTCACCGGCGACCTCTCCCGCAAGAAGCTCATGCCGGCCATCTACGACCTGGCCAACCGCGGCCTGCTGCCGCCGGGCTTCTCGCTCGTCGGCTTCGCCCGCCGCGAGTGGGAGGACGAGGACTTCGCCAAGGAGGTCCACGACGCGGTCAAGGAGCACGCCCGCACCCCCTTCCGCGAGGAGGTCTGGCAGCAGCTCGCCAAGGGCATGCGTTTCGTCCAGGGCGACTTCGGCGACGACGAGGCCTTCGACAAGCTCCGCGAGACCATCGAGGAGCTGGACCAGGCCCAGGGCACCGGCGGCAACTTCGCCTTCTACCTGTCCGTGCCGCCGAAGTTCTTCCCGACCGTCGTCCAGCAGCTCAAGAAGCACGGGCTGGCCGACCCGCCGAGCGGATCCTGGCGCCGCGCCGTCATCGAGAAGCCCTTCGGCCACGACCTGGAGTCCGCCCAGGAGCTGAACCGGATCGTCCACGAGGTCTTCCCCCGGGACGAGGTCTTCCGGATCGACCACTACCTGGGCAAGGAGACCGTCCAGAACATCCTGGCGCTCCGCTTCGCCAACCAGATGTTCGAGCCGATCTGGAACCGGTCGTACGTCGACCACGTGCAGATCACCATGGCCGAGGACATCGGCATCGGCGGCCGGGCCGGCTACTACGACGGCATCGGCTCCGCCCGTGACGTCATCCAGAACCACCTGCTCCAGCTGATGGCGCTCACCGCCATCGAGGAGCCGGCGTCCTTCCACCCGAAGGCGCTGGTGGCCGAGAAGCTCAAGGTGCTCAGCGCCGTCAAGCTCCCGGCCGACCTGGGCGAGCACACCGTGCGCGCCCAGTACACGGCCGGCTGGCAGGGCGGCGAGGAGGTCGGCGGCTACCTCGACGAGGACGGCATCAACCCGGACTCCAAGACCGACACCTACGCGGCCATCAAGCTGGAGATCAACAACCGCCGCTGGGCCGGGGTGCCGTTCTACCTGCGCACCGGCAAGCGGCTGGGCCGCCGGGTCACCGAGATCGCGGTGGTCTTCCAGCGCGCCCCGTACCTGCCGTTCGACTCCTACGCGACCGAGGAGCTGGGGCAGAACGCCCTGGTCATCCGGGTGCAGCCGGACGAGGGCGTCACCGTGCGGTTCGGCTCCAAGGTGCCGGGCACCTCCTTCGAGGTCCGGGACGTCACGATGGACTTCGCCTACGGCGAGTCCTTCACCGAGTCCTCCCCGGAGGCGTACGAGCGGCTCATCCTCGATGTGCTGCTCGGCGACGCCAACCTCTTCCCGCGCCACCAGGAGGTCGAGCTCTCCTGGCAGATCCTCGACCCGATCGAGAAGTACTGGGACGCCCACGGCAAGCCCGCGGAGTACGCGGCCGGCACCTGGGGCCCGGCCGAGGCGGACGAGATGCTCGCACGAGACGGCAGGAGCTGGCGCCGGCCATGA
- the tal gene encoding transaldolase has translation MTDALKRLSDEGVAIWLDDLSRKRLNSGNLAELVQHKHVVGVTTNPTIFQKAIGGGDSSYDGQLKDLAVRKVTTDEAVRMITTSDVRDAADVLRPVYDASNGRDGRVSIEVDPRLAHETAATVAEAKQLWWLVDRPNVFIKIPATKAGLPAIAEVIGKGISVNVTLIFSLERYKAVMEAYLTGLEAAKAKGLDLSQIESVASFFVSRVDTEIDKRLEKIGGDAKDLRSKAALANARLAYQAYEEVFGSVDGKSAGSARWAALEAAGAKPQRPLWASTGVKDPALPDTLYVTELVAPGTVNTMPEATLDATDDHGVVTGGTIVPNYADAKAVMDAIAAAGVDYDDVVQVLEDEGVEKFEQSWNELLDTVTASLASFADEK, from the coding sequence ATGACCGACGCACTGAAGCGCCTCAGCGACGAAGGCGTGGCGATCTGGCTGGACGACCTCAGCCGCAAGCGGCTGAACAGCGGCAACCTCGCCGAGCTGGTGCAGCACAAGCACGTGGTGGGCGTGACCACCAACCCGACCATCTTCCAGAAGGCCATCGGCGGCGGCGACAGCTCCTACGACGGCCAGCTGAAGGACCTCGCCGTCCGCAAGGTCACCACGGACGAGGCCGTCCGCATGATCACCACCTCGGACGTCCGTGACGCCGCCGACGTGCTGCGCCCGGTCTACGACGCCTCCAACGGCCGCGACGGCCGGGTGTCGATCGAGGTCGACCCGCGGCTCGCCCACGAGACCGCCGCCACGGTGGCCGAGGCCAAGCAGCTGTGGTGGCTGGTCGACCGCCCGAACGTGTTCATCAAGATCCCCGCCACCAAGGCCGGTCTGCCCGCGATCGCCGAGGTCATCGGCAAGGGCATCAGCGTCAACGTCACGCTGATCTTCTCGCTGGAGCGCTACAAGGCCGTCATGGAGGCCTACCTGACCGGCCTGGAGGCCGCCAAGGCCAAGGGCCTGGACCTCTCCCAGATCGAGTCGGTCGCCTCCTTCTTCGTGTCCCGCGTGGACACCGAGATCGACAAGCGGCTGGAGAAGATCGGCGGCGACGCCAAGGACCTCCGCTCCAAGGCCGCGCTGGCCAACGCCCGCCTCGCCTACCAGGCGTACGAGGAGGTCTTCGGCAGCGTCGACGGCAAGAGCGCCGGCAGCGCCCGCTGGGCCGCCCTGGAGGCCGCCGGCGCCAAGCCGCAGCGTCCGCTCTGGGCCTCCACCGGCGTCAAGGACCCGGCCCTGCCGGACACCCTCTACGTCACCGAGCTGGTCGCCCCCGGCACCGTGAACACGATGCCCGAGGCCACCCTGGACGCCACCGACGACCACGGTGTGGTCACCGGCGGGACCATCGTCCCCAACTACGCCGACGCCAAGGCCGTGATGGACGCCATCGCCGCCGCGGGCGTCGACTACGACGACGTCGTCCAGGTGCTGGAGGACGAGGGCGTCGAGAAGTTCGAGCAGTCCTGGAACGAGCTGCTCGACACCGTCACCGCCTCGCTCGCCTCCTTCGCCGACGAGAAGTGA
- the tkt gene encoding transketolase, which yields MSTTPNAFEWSDLDDRTVDTARVLAMDAVQKVGNGHPGTAMSLAPAAYLIFQRFLRHDPTDPAWAGRDRFVLSPGHTSLTLYTQLYFSGYGLELDDLKAFRVAGSRTPGHPEHGHTAGVETTTGPLGQGIANAVGMAMAARFERGLFDPDAAAGESPFDHTVWAIVSDGDLEEGISAEASSLAGHQKLGNLVALYDDNHISIEGDTETAFSEDVLKRYEAYGWHVQRVAPKSNGDIDVAALADALAAAKAETSRPSMIAMRTIIAWPAPDAQNTAKAHGSALGAAEIAATKKVLGFDPEKTFEVSDQVIEHARLVVKRGKAARGEWEKSFDAWRAANPHRAAEFERITAGELPEGWKKAVPVFEAGKAVATRKASGETLKALGQVIPELWGGSADLAESNLTTIDEDSSFLPEGNPLKSASPYGRTIHFGIREHAMGSTMNGIALHGKTRVFGGTFLVFADYMRPAVRLAALMKLPVTYVWTHDSIGLGEDGPTHQPVEHLASLRAIPGLAMVRPADANETAVAWRTVLERQTTHPGPVGLALTRQNVPTFDRTVYGSAEGTAKGGYILAEASSGTPQVILLGTGSEVQLAVDAREVLEAEGIATRVVSVPSFEWFQEQDQAYRDSVLPPSVKARVSVEAGIAQGWRELVGDHGRIVSLEHFGASADYQVLFEEFGITAERVVAEAHNALRSLEAVNR from the coding sequence GTGAGCACGACGCCGAATGCATTCGAGTGGTCGGACCTCGACGACCGGACCGTCGACACGGCCCGGGTCCTGGCGATGGACGCGGTTCAGAAGGTCGGCAACGGACACCCGGGGACGGCCATGTCGCTGGCCCCCGCCGCCTACCTGATCTTCCAGCGCTTCCTGCGCCACGACCCGACCGACCCGGCCTGGGCCGGCCGTGACCGGTTCGTCCTCTCCCCCGGGCACACCAGCCTGACCCTCTACACCCAGCTCTACTTCTCCGGCTACGGCCTGGAGCTCGACGACCTCAAGGCCTTCCGGGTCGCCGGCAGCCGCACCCCCGGTCACCCGGAGCACGGCCACACCGCCGGCGTCGAGACCACCACCGGCCCGCTCGGCCAGGGCATCGCCAACGCCGTGGGCATGGCGATGGCGGCCCGCTTCGAGCGCGGCCTGTTCGACCCGGACGCCGCGGCCGGCGAGTCGCCGTTCGACCACACCGTCTGGGCCATCGTCTCCGACGGCGACCTGGAGGAGGGCATCTCCGCCGAGGCCTCCTCGCTCGCCGGCCACCAGAAGCTCGGCAACCTGGTCGCGCTCTACGACGACAACCACATCTCGATCGAGGGCGACACCGAGACGGCCTTCTCCGAGGACGTCCTCAAGCGCTACGAGGCGTACGGCTGGCACGTCCAGCGCGTCGCCCCGAAGTCGAACGGCGACATCGACGTCGCCGCGCTCGCCGACGCCCTCGCCGCCGCCAAGGCCGAGACCTCCCGCCCGTCGATGATCGCTATGCGCACGATCATCGCCTGGCCGGCCCCGGACGCCCAGAACACCGCCAAGGCGCACGGCTCCGCGCTCGGCGCCGCCGAGATCGCCGCCACCAAGAAGGTCCTGGGCTTCGACCCGGAGAAGACCTTCGAGGTCAGCGACCAGGTCATCGAGCACGCCCGGCTGGTCGTCAAGCGCGGCAAGGCCGCCCGCGGCGAGTGGGAGAAGTCCTTCGACGCCTGGCGCGCCGCCAACCCGCACCGCGCCGCCGAGTTCGAGCGCATCACGGCCGGCGAGCTGCCCGAGGGCTGGAAGAAGGCCGTCCCGGTCTTCGAGGCCGGCAAGGCCGTCGCCACCCGCAAGGCCAGCGGCGAGACCCTCAAGGCCCTCGGCCAGGTGATCCCGGAGCTGTGGGGCGGCTCGGCCGACCTCGCCGAGTCCAACCTCACCACCATCGACGAGGACAGCTCCTTCCTCCCCGAGGGCAACCCGCTGAAGTCCGCCAGCCCCTACGGCCGGACCATCCACTTCGGCATCCGCGAGCACGCCATGGGCTCCACCATGAACGGCATCGCGCTGCACGGGAAGACCCGCGTGTTCGGCGGCACCTTCCTGGTCTTCGCCGACTACATGCGCCCCGCCGTCCGCCTGGCCGCCCTGATGAAGCTGCCGGTCACCTACGTGTGGACGCACGACTCCATCGGCCTCGGCGAGGACGGCCCGACCCACCAGCCGGTCGAGCACCTGGCCTCGCTGCGCGCCATCCCGGGTCTGGCCATGGTCCGTCCGGCCGACGCCAACGAGACCGCCGTCGCCTGGCGCACCGTTCTGGAGCGCCAGACCACCCACCCCGGCCCGGTCGGCCTGGCCCTCACCCGCCAGAACGTCCCGACCTTCGACCGCACGGTGTACGGCTCCGCCGAGGGCACCGCGAAGGGCGGCTACATCCTGGCCGAGGCCTCCAGCGGCACCCCGCAGGTGATCCTGCTCGGCACCGGCTCCGAGGTCCAGCTGGCCGTCGACGCCCGCGAGGTGCTGGAGGCCGAGGGCATCGCCACCCGGGTCGTCTCGGTCCCGTCCTTCGAGTGGTTCCAGGAGCAGGACCAGGCCTACCGCGACAGCGTGCTGCCGCCGTCGGTCAAGGCCCGCGTCTCGGTCGAGGCCGGCATCGCCCAGGGCTGGCGCGAGCTGGTCGGCGACCACGGCCGGATCGTCTCGCTGGAGCACTTCGGCGCCTCCGCCGACTACCAGGTGCTGTTCGAGGAGTTCGGCATCACCGCCGAGCGCGTCGTGGCCGAGGCCCACAACGCGCTCCGCTCGCTCGAGGCCGTCAACCGCTAG